The Lycium barbarum isolate Lr01 chromosome 10, ASM1917538v2, whole genome shotgun sequence genome includes a region encoding these proteins:
- the LOC132613057 gene encoding uncharacterized protein LOC132613057 produces MVLEARDKLEQQIWWETKIGTSNVWFDNWTKLGALYYVLPSHFNIDERVEDVKELLDRNGWDSNKLHQLLQKDIVNHIQEELVLKEISSAWNLLIQKETASEIYKQMWIKGVPFKTSFFLWRLWKFKIPVDEVLAIIGINVVSRCCCCRNSQQETIDHLFLNGEVKQAVQIWWNAHYHYKLKAIFKAAPSMIIWKIWKWRNTKLHGGSMSTHKVIHEIHQNIFLLCRVRYRSLQNIPHKWHDIIDYFEKFRPVLKCITVKWELPAKGWFKCNSDGASRENPGPNVMAFCVRNDHGDLVYAAGQQIAYGNNLIAEVIAIRQGIEYYIAHQLYPLLVKTNSLAMKMFLRGVWEVPWCISTQQFNSFQELPSMARRLLNIVKAKISNLKIRYTLDIMQQLR; encoded by the exons ATGGTTTTGGAGGCAAGGGACAAACTAGAACAACAGATATGGTGGGAAACTAAAATTGGAACTTCCAAtgtttggtttgataattggaccaAATTGGGAGCCTTGTACTATGTGCTACCTTCTCATTTCAACATTGATGAAAGAGTGGAAGATGTTAAAGAGCTTCTTGATAGAAATGGTTGGGATTCTAACAAGTTGCATCAGTTGCTACAAAAGGATATAGTCAATCATATTCAGGAAGAGTTGGTGTTAAAGGAAA TTTCTAGTGCTTGGAATCTATTGATACAAAAAGAAACTGCTTCTGAGATTTACAAACAGATGTGGATTAAAGGAGTGCCTTTCAAGacatctttcttcttatggagACTGTGGAAGTTCAAAATCCCTGTTGATGAAGTATTAGCTATCATTGGCATTAATGTGGTTTCTAGGTGTTGTTGTTGTAGAAATTCTCAGCAGGAAACCATAGATCATTTATTCTTGAATGGTGAG GTGAAACAAGCAGTGCAGATTTGGTGGAATGCTCATTATCACTACAAACTGAAAGCTATTTTCAAAGCAGCGCCATCAATGATCATATGGAAAATCTGGAAATGGAGAAACACGAAGTTGCATGGGGGTTCAATGTCTACTCACAAAGTGATACATGAGATTCATCAGAATATTTTCTTACTATGTAGAGTGAGATATCGATCTTTGCAGAACATTCCACACAAGTGGCATGATATAATAGACTACTTTGAGAAGTTTAGGCCAGTTCTCAAATGCATTACTGTGAAATGGGAGTTGCCTGCAAAAGGTTGGTTTAAGTGCAATAGTGATGGTGCATCAAGAGAGAATCCAGGCCCTAATGTTATGGCCTTTTGTGTTAGAAATGATCATGGGGATCTTGTCTATGCAGCAGGACAACAGATTGCATATGGGAATAACTTAATTGCAGAAGTTATAGCCATCAGACAAGGGATTGAATACTATATTGCCCATCAACTATATCCTTTGTTGGTGAAAACTAATTCTTTAGCTATGAAAATGTTTCTCAGAGGAGTATGGGAAGTGCCATGGTGCATTA gtacacaaCAGTTTAATTCTTTTCAGGAGTTACCATCTATGGCTAGAAGATTATTAAATATTGTCAAGGCTAAGATATCAAATCTGAAAATCAGATACACTTTAGATATAATGCAGCAGTTGAGATAA
- the LOC132613059 gene encoding uncharacterized protein LOC132613059, protein MGGVVRIRLGLWENTDVEILEDTAQQITAKLFFKDLDGNVVVTMMYDKCAAIERLGLWDSLYSLADRINLPWLIGGDFNVILNGEEKIGGLPGFPQEYEDFALCVNSYELTDINFKGSPFTWWNGRTTQNFVKPFKFLDFWTEHKDFTDVIRQHWQATNTTDVFLSFKQKLKSVKTALSQWSKHTFGDIFKQLCIREDIVRVKEDLFEEFSTEGNIMILQRAQAELQKYLHYEEEFWR, encoded by the exons ATGGGTGGAGTTGTGAGAATAAGGCTTGGTCTTTGG GAAAACACTGATGTGGAGATTTTGGAGGATACTGCTCAACAAATCACAGCTAAACTGTTTTTTAAGGATTTGGATGGAAATGTGGTTGTCACTATGATGTATGACAAGTGTGCTGCTATTGAAAGATTAGGACTATGGGACAGTCTGTATAGTCTAGCAGACAGGATTAATTTGCCATGGTTAATAGGTGGAGACTTTAATGTAATCTTGAATggggaggagaagattggagggTTGCCTGGTTTTCCTcaagaatatgaagattttgcacTCTGTGTTAATTCTTATGAGCTGACCGATATTAACTTCAAAGGTAGTcctttcacttggtggaatggtagaacT ACACAAAATTTTGTCAAACCATTCAAGTTCTTAGATTTCTGGACTGAGCATAAAGATTTTACTGATGTGATTAGGCAACATTGGCAAGCTACTAATACAACTGATGTTTTCTTATCATTTAAGCAGAAGCTGAAGAGTGTGAAAACTGCTTTATCACAGTGGAGCAAGCATACTTTTGGTGATATTTTCAAGCAGTTGTGCATTAGAGAGGATATTGTAAGAGTTAAAGAAGATTTGTTTGAGGAATTCTCCACAGAAGGTAACATAATGATTCTTCAAAGGGCTCAAGCTGAACTACAGAAGTACTTGCATTATGAGGAGGAATTTTGGAGATAG